GTTGAACGCAGAAGAATTGCTGTTGAAGAACTTGCCGATTTTGATGAAGTAGGCGCATGTGGTACTGCTGCGGTTATTTCGCCCATTAAAAAAATATTCGATCGCGATATAAAAAAGACCTATGAATATTGTAAAGATGGCGTAGCCGGTCCTATCTCAACCAAGTTATACAAGAGATTGCAAGGCATACAAAGCGGTGAAGAAGAAGATAAATTTAAATGGAACTTAGTTATTGAGTAATAAAAAGTCCCGCGAATGCGGGATTTTTTGTTTATGGCTCCGCCACGGCGGATTGAAAAGTTAAAATAGAAAATATCAAATAGAAAAAAGTTTATTGATTGTTTTTGGGTTGGGCAACTGGTTTAGGTGTATGTTTTTTGTTGATGGAGTGTTTATACAATAACCGTTTAACCTTTAACTATACTAGTCGCCACACCTAACAACTTTTGACTTTTCATAGTAAATTGAGAATTATGTTGAATGTTTTTAGGTTGCGCCACTGGTTTGGTTGAGAGTGGTTAGTTGATAGAAATTTATTTTTATTAATAACTTTTACCTATCCAGTCGCTTTACCCATCAACCATTGACCTCATACCAAACCAGCTGCCCAAACTTTCAACCAATGACTTTTAAAAAGCAGATTGATGATTGAAAATGTAAAATGGAAAATTTGATATTGAAAATATTTTTTAATTTTATAAAGATTTCAATTAATTTTTTCTCTATCCATGATTATTAAAACAATATTCATTCCTATTTATCTTTCATTACTTTTTTCTTATAAAGACACCAATGTTGACGTTATTCATTGGAGCAAAGAAACAAAATTAACATTTAATGATTTTAAAGGAAAATATAAGGAAGAACAAGATTTATATGCAAAAACTCATGGATTAGCCAAAATTAAATTTTGCATTTTTGTACAAAATGAGGTGATAAATAATGATATCAGTTTTAAAATTTATGCAGCTGCTGACAGAAATGAATCATGGATAAAATCAAATACTGATACAGCTTCTTTAATTCATGAACAAGGCCATTTTGATATTTGCGAGATATATGCAAGGAAACTAAGAAGAAGTATTATTAAAGCTAAATCATTAAATGAAGCACATTACATGTACAAAAAATACATAAAAAAACTTGAGAGAGAATCTATAAAATTTGACAAACATAATTCTGGGATACATGATGGAATTCAAAAAAAATGGAAATATAAAATTCAGGCTATGCTCGAAAATCTTGATTATTATGATATACCAGAGATTACAATTCATTTAAAAACCAAATAATTTTATTTATAACTGTTGTATAACATTCTTACAACTTTCTTATCATTATCATAAGTAAAAGGTTCATCTTTTATTTTATCAAGCGGAACCCAGCGAAAAACAACAGTATTGGAAGTTTCATTGGCAAAGTCAAAACGTTTTTGTTTTATCTCAAAACAATATTTTTCTTTTGTTTCAATAAAATAATAAATACAAATAATTTGAAAATCGGGATAAAAAGTTGAAGGAATATAATTATCGCTTGTATAAAAATGTTCTTTCACATTTACTTCCTGGCCAAGCTCTTCAATGCATTCACGCTTCAGGCAATCAATAGCACCTTCGCCCTTTTCCATTCCGCCACCGGGAAACTTTGTCAGTCTTTGTCCTTCATAAATTTCATCAGTAACAAGAATTTGCTTTTCGCTATTCATAAGCAAACCATAAACACGAACACTTATTTTCCCGAAAGGCATTATGTTAATTTATAATTATTTTCTTATGCTTGTCAGGCTGAGTTTATCGAAGCCTGACGAATAAATCTGATAAAATACTATTTTCCTTTTTTATTAATAAACGAAAATGCGTTCAATAATTTCTTTTGACCTGGCCTGAAAACGCCTTCATTAACGGTTTTCACTTCCTCAATAGTATAAAAAGCATGAGGATTAATTTCATTAATAACACTAACTATCCGGTTCACGTCTTCGCGCTTTATAACTGAAAAAATTATTTTCACTTTTTGTTGCGCACCTTCAGCATCAAGAATAGTGAGTCCGAAATTATTTTCCTTTAAATGTTTTATAAGCTGCGAATCCTCTACTTTTGAAATAATCCTGATGATCACATTTCCTATCGACAGCTTTTCTTCAAGATACATTCCAACATAGTTGCCCATTGCAAAACCACCACCATATGCAATGTAGCAAACAATATTATCAAGGTGTTTCATGATCTGACTTACAGCTACCAGCCAGATTATAACTTCAAAGAATCCCAGTAATGGTGCAATGATTTTAAAACCTTTTGAAACAAATATCAATCGTATTGTACCAATGCTCACATCGCAAATACGTGACAAGAAAATTAATATGGGTAATATAACCCATGCAAAAATATCGGAATTAAAAAATCCTGTGTCCATAAAATATTTTTTTTGCAAAATTAAGAATTCATTTGGGTATTATTGAACATTTTTAATAATAAGAATAACAAATGTTAAATATCATAATGAGCGTTGGCAAGGCAAATCAGCGAGGTCTGTGCAAGGGTGAATGCTATAATGCTTAGAATTCTTACAAAGTTCCGAACTTTCGGAATGTCTTTGTTTAGAATTCTGCATTATAGTAGAGCGCGCTGAAGTTCTGATTTGCCAGATTCTTTGGTTCTTTCTCATCATGGAGAAAGAACAAGAAAAATATAAATTCAATCTATTTATTAAAATATTTTTCTTATCTTTATTTCATGAAAAAGATAGGAATCATAGGTGGTTCGGGGCTTGAGAAGCTCGATCTGTTCACCAACAAAAAAGAAATCAATCATTCCACACAGTATGGAAGTCCAAGTTCTACAATATTTTCGGGAATTATTGATGAAAATGAAATCATGATCATTTCACGTCATGGGCGAAGGCATAACATCCCCCCAACACAGGTAAATAATAAAGCAAATATTCTTGCCTTAAAACAACTTGGATGTTCGCATATAATTGCTACTACTGCCTGCGGAAGTCTTCGCGAAAATATTAAAAGAGGTGATATGGTTATTCTCGATCAGTTTATTGATTTTACAAGACATCGCGAAATCACATACACTAAAAAATTTGAAGATGATGAACCTGTGCATACGCCCATGGCAGAACCATTTGATGAAATTTTAAGAAAGCATCTTTGCGATTGTGCTGAATCATTACAATTAAGTCATCATAAAAAAGGAACTGTTGTAACTATTGAAGGCCCACGATTTTCAACACGCGCCGAATCGAACATGTTTCGTATATGGGGTGCCGATGTTATCAATATGTCGACTGCTCCCGAATGCGCATTGGCTAACGAAGCCGGAATCCCTTACGCAGCAATAGCTTTAAGCACTGATTACGATTGCTGGAAGACCGATGAAGCACCCGTAACCTGGGAAGAAGTTTTAAAAGTATTTCAGAAAAATGTGGAGAACGTCACCAAACTATTGCTGCTGGCTATTTCGAAGATTTAGAAACTTTTCCTTTTTTTAATTTGTTTTTAATTTTAAAGTATTAAAAGGGTATTTGGTATAAAGGTATAAGGATATTTTACCCTATACCTTAGTTCCTATACCCCTAACCTTCTCTCTCTATGCAAAAACTTTTTTCAGAATATCGGTAATTCTTGCTGCGGGGTCTTTACGGATTTTGTATTCTTCAGCAGCAATGAGTTTGAATAAGCCGCTAATAGCTTTATCTGTAACATAAGCATCAAGGTCGGGGTTTACTTTTGTTACCAAAGGGATTTTGTTGTAAGCTGTTGCCAGCGGGTTCCAGTATTTGGTTACTTCAACTTTTTGTAATGCTGATTTTACAATAGGTAAAAAAGATGTTTTCAATGAAGCGGTTGTATTATCCTGCAAATACTGCGTTGCAGCATTATCAGCGCCTTTCAGAA
The window above is part of the Bacteroidales bacterium genome. Proteins encoded here:
- the mtnP gene encoding S-methyl-5'-thioadenosine phosphorylase, giving the protein MKKIGIIGGSGLEKLDLFTNKKEINHSTQYGSPSSTIFSGIIDENEIMIISRHGRRHNIPPTQVNNKANILALKQLGCSHIIATTACGSLRENIKRGDMVILDQFIDFTRHREITYTKKFEDDEPVHTPMAEPFDEILRKHLCDCAESLQLSHHKKGTVVTIEGPRFSTRAESNMFRIWGADVINMSTAPECALANEAGIPYAAIALSTDYDCWKTDEAPVTWEEVLKVFQKNVENVTKLLLLAISKI
- a CDS encoding DUF2179 domain-containing protein, which produces MDTGFFNSDIFAWVILPILIFLSRICDVSIGTIRLIFVSKGFKIIAPLLGFFEVIIWLVAVSQIMKHLDNIVCYIAYGGGFAMGNYVGMYLEEKLSIGNVIIRIISKVEDSQLIKHLKENNFGLTILDAEGAQQKVKIIFSVIKREDVNRIVSVINEINPHAFYTIEEVKTVNEGVFRPGQKKLLNAFSFINKKGK
- a CDS encoding NUDIX hydrolase, which translates into the protein MPFGKISVRVYGLLMNSEKQILVTDEIYEGQRLTKFPGGGMEKGEGAIDCLKRECIEELGQEVNVKEHFYTSDNYIPSTFYPDFQIICIYYFIETKEKYCFEIKQKRFDFANETSNTVVFRWVPLDKIKDEPFTYDNDKKVVRMLYNSYK